The following are encoded in a window of Mycobacterium vicinigordonae genomic DNA:
- a CDS encoding thiolase C-terminal domain-containing protein: protein MRNVAIVGAGMTPFGEHFGHGIKDLLPMAYANTVTHVDKGIERADIQAAWFGELSTTDGFPSGILADTLDLTGIPVTRVENACATGNDAIRGGVMAIASGMYDVVLVVGADKVRETATNTTFWEWAAMTRDNAWDYPLGLVAPANFALHVTRYLHESPATKEHLAMVAVKNHFHALKNPYAQLRYEITVEQALAAPTVVEPFGLYDCTPQSDGAAAVILAAEDVVDHYTDRPVWVRGVGLGMDRVMHQHKSDMTTFPPTVRAAKAAFAMAGLTPRDVDVAEVHDCFTGVEMISYEDLGFANRFEAYKIVEARDNYVGGSIPINPSGGLKAKGHPPGATGVAQCYELFNQLRGEAENQVDGARIALAHNIGGPTAVSAITILSSERN, encoded by the coding sequence ATGAGAAACGTCGCAATCGTCGGCGCGGGGATGACCCCGTTCGGTGAACATTTCGGCCACGGCATCAAGGATCTGCTGCCGATGGCCTATGCGAATACCGTCACCCACGTCGACAAGGGCATCGAGAGGGCCGACATCCAGGCGGCGTGGTTCGGTGAGCTGTCGACCACCGACGGGTTTCCCTCCGGGATCCTCGCAGACACGCTGGACCTCACCGGCATTCCCGTGACGCGGGTCGAAAATGCCTGCGCGACAGGCAATGACGCGATCCGAGGTGGGGTGATGGCAATCGCGTCCGGCATGTACGACGTCGTTTTGGTGGTCGGTGCCGACAAGGTTCGCGAGACCGCGACCAACACCACGTTCTGGGAATGGGCAGCAATGACTCGCGACAACGCATGGGACTACCCCCTGGGTTTGGTCGCACCGGCCAACTTCGCCCTGCATGTGACCCGCTACCTCCATGAATCACCCGCCACCAAGGAACATCTGGCGATGGTGGCCGTCAAGAACCACTTCCATGCGCTGAAGAACCCCTATGCTCAGTTGCGCTACGAGATCACTGTCGAGCAGGCGTTGGCGGCGCCCACCGTGGTGGAGCCTTTCGGTCTCTACGACTGCACACCGCAAAGTGATGGCGCCGCGGCGGTGATCTTGGCCGCCGAGGATGTCGTGGACCACTACACCGATCGCCCGGTATGGGTGCGCGGCGTCGGTCTTGGCATGGATCGTGTGATGCACCAGCACAAGTCGGACATGACGACCTTCCCGCCGACCGTCCGTGCCGCCAAGGCGGCTTTCGCGATGGCTGGGCTCACCCCCCGCGATGTGGATGTCGCCGAGGTGCACGACTGCTTCACTGGAGTCGAGATGATCAGCTACGAAGATCTCGGTTTCGCCAACCGGTTCGAGGCGTACAAAATCGTTGAGGCGCGAGACAATTATGTCGGTGGATCTATACCCATCAACCCGAGTGGAGGTCTGAAGGCCAAAGGGCATCCACCGGGAGCCACCGGGGTAGCGCAGTGCTACGAACTGTTCAACCAGCTGCGAGGCGAAGCGGAGAACCAAGTCGACGGGGCACGAATAGCATTGGCACACAACATCGGTGGACCGACGGCTGTGTCAGCGATCACCATACTGTCGAGTGAGAGGAACTAG
- a CDS encoding Zn-ribbon domain-containing OB-fold protein, which yields MSRVTSIGSYLPPWQVKGHRVKGVDEDAITMAVAAGRAADAAAVAKRLVVVSRDFPLLEGGNGAVLLAGLGLSASLPVTEVLGGGPAALDQVASASPNTLIIATDDNVASVGAVAVLVTDTGAGVDVLPTARQTRSLPLHTRDGDGTRHEYVDPRLEREVGLRATARRLQLADSDPLLAVAGATAAQLEGIVDTAGAIHATATSAAAALRLLAEAVERKVLGLLVSFEQSEITAVSLRAGDGQPPVVRDEVPPRELPEVRVAEGVGIPISLPAYARAFEPKIRWEAAVFDERPGIDSVPQFPPRARVDDYGVLAADYRLEPLPRTGAVYTHTTVRIPVPDLPSPYSLAVIQLDNSPVRVLLKVTGVPAGETTIGQRGAVVLRRIAMRSGIPDYGYAFWPGRGPGPGDLDQSREGALA from the coding sequence ATGAGTCGGGTCACTTCCATCGGAAGCTACCTGCCGCCATGGCAGGTCAAGGGCCACAGAGTCAAAGGCGTTGACGAAGATGCCATCACGATGGCCGTCGCGGCCGGCCGCGCCGCCGACGCGGCGGCAGTCGCCAAGCGCCTGGTGGTCGTGTCGCGCGATTTCCCGCTGCTCGAAGGGGGCAACGGAGCGGTCTTACTTGCGGGCCTAGGGTTGTCGGCATCACTTCCGGTCACCGAGGTGCTCGGCGGTGGCCCGGCCGCGCTCGACCAGGTGGCGAGCGCTTCGCCCAACACGCTGATCATCGCGACCGACGACAACGTCGCATCGGTGGGGGCGGTGGCGGTGCTGGTGACTGACACCGGTGCGGGGGTCGACGTCCTGCCGACTGCCCGCCAGACCCGCAGCCTGCCGCTGCACACCCGCGACGGCGACGGCACGCGCCACGAGTACGTCGATCCGCGCCTGGAGCGCGAAGTCGGACTGCGCGCCACCGCGCGCCGTCTCCAGCTGGCTGACTCTGATCCGCTGCTGGCCGTTGCTGGCGCCACCGCTGCGCAACTGGAGGGCATCGTCGACACGGCCGGCGCGATACACGCCACTGCCACCTCGGCCGCCGCAGCTCTGCGGCTACTGGCGGAAGCTGTCGAACGTAAGGTACTCGGCCTGCTGGTGAGCTTCGAGCAGTCGGAGATCACGGCTGTTTCGCTGCGCGCCGGCGACGGTCAGCCACCCGTAGTCCGGGACGAGGTGCCGCCTCGTGAGCTGCCCGAGGTGCGGGTCGCCGAGGGTGTCGGGATACCGATCTCGCTCCCCGCGTACGCCCGCGCTTTCGAACCCAAGATCCGCTGGGAAGCAGCCGTTTTCGACGAACGACCGGGCATTGACTCGGTGCCACAATTTCCGCCACGAGCACGCGTCGATGATTACGGGGTGCTGGCAGCCGACTACCGGTTGGAGCCACTGCCGCGCACCGGAGCGGTGTATACCCACACCACTGTCCGGATTCCGGTGCCCGACCTCCCCAGCCCATACTCCCTTGCTGTCATTCAGCTCGACAATAGCCCGGTACGGGTACTGCTCAAGGTCACCGGCGTGCCTGCCGGTGAAACGACGATCGGTCAGCGGGGGGCGGTGGTGTTGCGGCGGATCGCCATGCGTAGCGGCATCCCCGACTACGGCTACGCATTCTGGCCAGGCCGTGGGCCTGGACCCGGCGACTTGGACCAAAGCAGAGAGGGTGCGTTGGCATGA
- a CDS encoding SDR family oxidoreductase has translation MALRVARDGARVALLAKTATPHPKLPGTLDETADAVRAAGGEPLPIVCDVRDEASVSDAVATVAEIFGGIDVVVNNAGAIDLRRTPELAAKHFGRLLDINVLGPYAVVNAAVGHLRNADNPHIVNVSPPVNLDPSWFAPYVGHTVGKYAESLLVLGWAAEFASIPIAVNALWPAVTVASEGMVAVLGRAEAFAQARSPRTMADALYSMIIRPAAEYTGNFVTDEQVLREDGVEDFSGYRLADREEDLTASFYLSSATGS, from the coding sequence ATGGCTTTGCGGGTCGCCCGAGACGGGGCGCGGGTCGCGCTTCTGGCCAAGACCGCGACACCTCATCCGAAACTGCCGGGCACGCTGGACGAAACGGCGGACGCGGTGCGCGCCGCGGGCGGTGAGCCGCTGCCCATCGTGTGTGATGTTCGCGACGAAGCAAGCGTGTCTGATGCGGTGGCCACGGTGGCCGAAATCTTCGGCGGCATCGATGTGGTCGTCAACAACGCGGGCGCCATCGATCTGCGGCGTACGCCAGAGCTTGCTGCCAAACACTTCGGTCGCCTGCTCGACATCAACGTGTTAGGACCGTATGCCGTCGTTAATGCTGCAGTGGGACACCTTCGGAACGCGGACAATCCGCACATCGTCAACGTGTCTCCGCCGGTGAACCTCGACCCCTCGTGGTTCGCCCCGTACGTGGGGCACACAGTTGGCAAGTACGCAGAAAGCCTGCTGGTGTTGGGCTGGGCGGCTGAGTTTGCATCGATACCGATCGCGGTAAACGCATTGTGGCCGGCGGTAACGGTGGCAAGCGAAGGAATGGTAGCGGTGCTCGGCCGAGCTGAGGCGTTCGCCCAGGCACGTAGCCCGCGGACCATGGCCGACGCCCTGTATTCCATGATTATCCGCCCGGCCGCAGAGTACACCGGAAACTTTGTCACCGACGAGCAGGTTCTGCGCGAGGACGGGGTGGAGGATTTCTCGGGCTATCGGCTGGCCGACCGCGAAGAAGACCTCACCGCAAGTTTCTAC